From Aythya fuligula isolate bAytFul2 chromosome 20, bAytFul2.pri, whole genome shotgun sequence, a single genomic window includes:
- the RAD51D gene encoding DNA repair protein RAD51 homolog 4 — MVVLRAGLCPGLTEEMIQVLRANGVRTVVDFVSSDLEDVSQKCSLSYKALVAVRRVLLAQFSAFPANGADLYEELKSSTAILPTGSPSLDQLLDSGLYTGEVTELMGAPGSGKTQVCLSIAASVSLGLKQHVLFLDSTGGFTASRLYQMLQAQAEDEEEQLEALQRIQVARVFDVYEMLSALQEVRDRLSQQAVSCTGPLKTVLIDSVSAVIHPLLGGRQSEGLAIMMQLARELKMLAKEFSLAVVVTNQVTRDSSTGLLKPALGRSWSFVPSTRVLLESKGAPWEEATTRRSASLAKSPRQPTGMQVELDIGNSDVQEPSPATPAEGL; from the exons ATGGTGGTCCTGCGGGCCGGCCTCTGCCCCGGCCTCACCGAGGAGATGATCCAGGTCCTCCGGGCAAACGGCGTCAGGACGG TGGTGGACTTTGTGTCGTCAGACCTGGAGGATGTGTCCCAGAAGTGCTCCCTGTCCTACAAG GCGCTGGTTGCGGTGAGACGAGTGCTGCTGGCCCAGTTCTCGGCCTTCCCCGCCAACGGGGCAGATCTCTACGAGGAACTCAAGAGCTCCACGGCCATCCTGCCCACCGGGAGCCCCAG CCTGGACCAGCTGCTGGACTCGGGGCTGTACACAGGGGAGGTGACGGAGCTGATGGGCGCGCCGGGCAGCGGGAAGACGCAG GTGTGCCTCAGCATCGCGGCCAGCGTGTCCCTCGGCCTCAAGCAGCACGTCCTGTTCCTGGACTCCACGGGGGGGTTCACTGCCTCCCGCCTCTACCAGATGCTTCAGGCCCAGgcagaggatgaggaagagCAG CTGGAGGCTCTGCAGCGGATCCAGGTGGCCCGCGTGTTCGATGTCTATGAAATGCTGAGCGCCCTGCAGGAGGTGCGGGACCGCCTCTCCCAGCAG GCAGTGAGCTGCACGGGACCTTTGAAGACGGTGCTGATCGACTCGGTCTCGGCTGTGATCCACCCGCTGCTGGGCGGCAGGCAGTCAGAGG GCTTGGCCATCATGATGCAGCTGGCCAGGGAGCTGAAGATGCTGGCCAAGGAGTTCAGCCTTGCGGTGGTG GTGACTAACCAGGTGACAAGGGACAGCAGCACTGGCCTGTTGAAGCCAGCCCTCGGCCGCTCCTGGAGTTTCGTGCCCAGCACCcgggtgctgctggagagcaaagGAGCCCCCTGGGAGGAGGCCACCACGCGGCGCAGCGCTTCCTTGGCAAAGTCACCACGGCAG CCAACAGGGATGCAGGTGGAGCTGGATATTGGAAACAGTGACGTGCAGGAGCCGAGCCCAGCGACACCCGCAGAGGGGCTCTGA